CACATTTTACATTACATTGAATAATCCCAGAGAagggaaaacaaaaaggaaataaatacataaatagatggataaaagaaataataatagtgaatAGAACGAAAATGAGTATATATACCTACACACACCTTTATATATACCCATATACTGTACCCATATGATGAGTTCTTAAGAAACCGTTTTGGTTTTGATCACAATAATTGCTCGTTCTGTGATGAACTGATTGAAACTACAGAACATTTATTTTAGGAATGTATTTTTTGCTAATGCTTTCTGTGATGATTTGCATTATTGGTTGTCCACTAAATTTGTAAATTTTTCTAATGTAACAAAGGAAAATCTTATATTTGGTACAATTGTGAAAGATGACATGGTACATGACCTGGCAATCAATTACATAATCATTTTTGGAAAGTTttttaatacataaaaatagattCCTGAAATCAAGACCaaatttctgtgtttttcataaggagctgtgtctttacttttcatctctgaaacatgaagaaaaaGAATGCTATGAAGCTTTCGATGTTAGTTGAGGACCTTAACCTTACAGAGAACCCCTATAGCACTATTAGCACTATTCACACATTcccttacttttttttctctctctctcttcatctacACTCTTATGTACTGTACGCCAATTTCCAGGCTTGTCTGTTCCCTTGTAGTTGTGGACTGTCCTGTACGATGCCatattgtaatgtaaatttctcaattaaaaagaaaaggagtTCATGTGATGATGCTTAAGCTAAACCTATGTGGTCCTGTCacgtttgttttttgtgtgttcaggtgtttgtgctgctgtttATCTTCGTCAAAAGGCAAATCATGCGTTTCGCAATGAGATCCCGACGAGGACCCCATGCTCCTATTGGCCACAATGCACCTAAGGTAAAGTGGATCTCCTCTTTTATAACTTTGTTTACCTCTTGTGTGTTGCCAAatatgcagcagcagctgctgttgGTGCAAGAGCTCTCATGTGTCTGTGTATTTGTGAATTGATTTTACAGGGTTTGAAGGAGGAGATTGACTCCAGACTGTCCAAGGTCCAGGAGATCCGCTTCGAGCCTCGTCTcctagaagaagaagacgacagGCTGAAGCAAGGATCACAGATCAGTCAGTCACTTGTTCAGCTCATCTTGTTGAATCTCTTTGAAATGCATTACAACCTTTCTTTCTTAATGTAACAAAAAACTGTTTGTAATTCACAGGTTGCTACAACTACCTGTACAGGATGAAAGCTCTGGATGCCATCCGTGACTCAGGTGAGAGATTAAATGTGATGCTCAGATTTATTGATTCTGCAGCTGCATGCATTATTCTTATCATCATCTCATCACATAACTGAATCCATTATTCTCACACTCATATCTGTTATGATCTCTCAAATTCACATAAACTCTTACTAGAGCtacaacgattaatcaatttagTTGTCAAGTGTTAAgttaatcgtcaactattttgataatcgattaatcggcttgagtaattctttaagaaaaactattcaaaattctctgattccagcttcttaaatgtgaatattttctggtttctttactcctcaatGACAGTAGACTGAAtaacaagacattttaggacgtcatcttgggcttttggaaacattgatcgacatttttctccattttctgacattttatagaccaaacaactattagttgattaatggagaaaataatccacagataaatcaacaatgaaaataatcgttagttgcagccctaacacTTACCACTTGAGAAGCCAAACAGCTTTTCATCTGTTAAtctctaattaaaaaaaacttgttcTATGAGTTTACCAGATCCTGTTTTTGCAGCGACCCATTTCCCCCATGAGGAGTGTGGATTTTTCATCTATTCTAACCTTCACTTCTTGTTCCTTCCTGTTTGGCCCTCAGAAATTCCTCTGCAGGAGATAAGCCGCTGTCCCAGCGCGTTTACTGGACGCAGCTTCAGGAACTGGCTGATGGAGCTGCGCAACTCCCACTCCCTGATCAAGAGCAGCCGTAGCGCCCTCATTGACCGTTTGCTTGAAGGCTACGACAGCGCTCGCCACGGGACTGGGGTGCGTACAAAGCGTTTTTGtgatgaaaagaaaatatgaatgtAACGGGTTTAACAGTTATGTGATTGATTTGAATTAATCTCCTCGTTTCAGGTGTTCGGGGAAGCTGAGTTTCTTGAATACCAGCAAGCTCTCAACGAACTGGCTGATGTGTAAGTGCCGTTGTAGCTGCTGGTCCAGACTTGAAACAGTTTTGTCTGATAACATTGTTGAAACAAGTTTTCCAATTTGCATTGCTGACACTGACAGGGCACGGTGTAGTGCATGTTTCCGCATGTAATCCGTTCCTCAGTTTTAAGCACTGAACATAAAGTGATGAAACAAAATGTCTAGATTTAGAGCAGTTTATTTAACACAGCCAGCCTGGCTTTAAGAAACAAATACTGTGATTATAGAATTGCAGTAGGccgtactactgttactatttcATTACTAATATCCATGAATATTATTACGTGTACTAGTATCAATAATATATTTGTGCAATGCCTTCCATCTTATAGTTAACTTTTTTTGCATAGTAACCCCCCcttttctcctcccctccctttcTCCTCAGGGTGAAAGCCTATTCCAGCACCACCAGCCTTGACCAGCATCACCAGTCCGCAGCCAAGGACCTGACGGGCTCTCCTGTCCGGAGCACTCCCTCCACCATCCAGGTCACCTACCTGCCCTCCACTGGCCAGCGCAGCAAAAGGCCCAAACACTTCCTGGAGCTCAAAAGTTTCAAAGACAACTACAACACACTGGAGAGCACCCTGTGAGAGACCGCTGCTGCTACAGACTGACTGTCACAAAATgtttgtgtggtgtgtgtgagcagcGCGGTTACACAGTCTACCGGGAAACATAGAGTTGTAACGTACTGTAACTTTGTTTTCAAGTTGAGCTTTAAAATTCACCCACTACTTCAAAGAATTATGTAGAAGAAGAAATGTCtcattttattgttaaaatCTTGCAGTCACAAGGTTTTTTCTCTCATTATCGGTTAAGCCCATATGTGCACATGTTACACCCGAGGCCTTTGTACATATTTTGGACCTAATGCGTGTGTTCAGAGGACAAATATGATTGTAGCCAACCTGGCAAGGTTTTTTATAAGAACAAAGTTAATAGGAAGTCAACAGGattcacttttatttttctcaaaagTCCAAATGTAAATACTGTGTGAGTGTACCTTTTGAGTAACTGTGTTTGTACAGATGTAAGATATTTATACAGACATTGAGAAGTTATTGAATTGATATTGTGTGATTTGTATTTATGTGAGGTTGTACACTTTTGTGGTTTAAGATAAAAGTCTTACAACCCACTTCTCCATATTCAGCGTCTTTAATATCTCCACTAGGTGGCGGTACAAGGTTATGGAGTAAAGATACAACAACGGGGAtgataaaagataaaacaaatgAGTCCGATACATTTTAttcatactttatttattagatTATTTTGTAGTCTACAACAAAATGACACAGACTGAACTTCAATGTATCTATCTACAGCGTTCACAGTAAATGGGTACTCAgtttataaaaatgtacatCATGGATTGCAAGTATTTTACAGGAAAACAGCAAAGACCATACAAACAATGCAAGTGTATCAGTTAAATGAGAGTTGTTATTAAATATGCAACCTTTTAGCACAGGATATGTAATAAGGGTGTTGAGGCAGACCTTGGCAGCGTAGATAAGAATTAAAATGTTTCTATCAACTAACCTCTATATATCTACAAGCAACTTCTAACTAGTGTTTTCCAGCATAATTAAAATAAAgcttttaatatataaaatagcATCATCATTCTTATTATATTTGACCCACTCTAATGTCAGAGAAATATATTTAAGTTAACATAAATCATATTTCAGCATTGACATAGCCAACTGCTTGTCTGCCATTGGCAATGTGGTGCAAAGCACTGAGGAATCTGACCCTGAACCCGGCTGCTCAGGGTGCGGTCATTAGGCTATAGGATGAACAAGTGCTGAAAACACTCAACAACATGTAATCATTTGTACATTTGTCTAAATGTATGTGTAACAGAGatatttacaataataacaGCGGTTTTAAACCTCGACCCACCTTTTACATTGACCTGTTCAAACAGCTTCTGCATGGGAGGTGGGAAAAAAGCAACACAGGGAACTTTACTGAACTCTGGCTACTGCCACTGCATCGTGAAGACTTGCTGACAAAGTATACTGCAcagatttgtgtctttgtatatcatgtgcagtgtacagctccttgtttccttttttaGGATTCCTCCTACCATTGGATCCTAGTTTGACTTTCCTTTTTTTAGATTGTTTGACACTGAGAGAGCCAGTAAAAGATATGCAGAACAGCCTCAAAAGTAACTTTGAGGAACTAACAAAGGACCAATGTGCTTCGTGTGCACCATGAGGTCTATTAAGTCAGTCTTTTTAAATCACTGCAGATCTACGTGTTGTATAATGGTGGGtggttaaatatatatttacactgTATTTTACTTCATGTCAATCCTTTGGTTGACGCTCCATTCAGGACATGATCTCGATGACTTTGATGAACGGGAGGGCCTTGTTGGTGTGTGTCGTCGGTGTGAGTGTTTTACTGTACAGAAGAaggaaaattaaatattaatgttaTGAGGTTTGCATGACAGTTAGACAAGACACTCTCAGTAGGATGAATTCAACATGTCACTGTGAATAAGAGAATGAGCAGCTCACCTGTAAACAACCTCTGGCTTGTTCTCAGTGGACGTCAGGGGCGGAGTGTCCCGGCCTGGCATTAAGTACTCCATGTGGTCATGCATTTCTCTGTTCTGCAGACAGAAAGGGGTTAAAGACAATAAATTGTGTGCTCAGAAACACAGATGCAATTACAGAACAGTCGTATGAAAGTTTTACATGCAGGATAACCTTTCAGCTTTTACTTGATTGAAAAAGTGTTTAGTCTATTTTGGAAAAATGTGGCGTTCAATTTttgcttgtcttttttttaaacgctagctgtcagtCCTAAATATTGCTCCTTAAACACAGACATCTTGATGACTTTTGAtgttcagtggtggaagaagtagtcTTCCACCAAATGTAGCAATACCCCAATGTAAATAGGCTCCATTACAATAgaaaatcctgcattcaaaatgccccttaaaggtgcagtgtgtaggatttcgcggtgtctagtggtgtggttgcagattgcaaccgactgaataCCCCTCTGTTTCCAAGGCTGAGGTACATGAGCTGCCGAGTggaaaactgtggtaacgccgttcgcctcgctcagaggccacctttaccataataacactactttaggagcaacggaagtcagacagtggctgacgttaccacggttttgcactctgcggctcaggttaccgcagtttcataacacagagaactatggtggccttcaggtaacgtaaaaactcgaaaggctctctctagagccagtgtttggtttgttcgttctgggctactttagaaacatggaggagcaacatggcagactctgtgaagaggacctgctccctatgtagatatgaagggctcattctaaggtaatgaaaacacaatgattcttagtgtcaggtgattatacactaatgaaaacatagttatgaaatagatcccccaaaatgttacacactgttcctttaagctttagtgcaaaaaggtcaactaaaacacacatactatataaatatataaaaatgtcagaatataatTCAGTCATAGTAATAACAGCCTTTAGTGGATTCATTCAGATTCTAACTACAGTTACATGAAGCTCCTGACCTCAGCTTCCAGGAAAGCCACCCTCTCCTCCAGATCCCTGATGAATCGTTCTCTCTCTTGGATGACCGTCCGAGAGTTCTGCAGCTATACattagacaaaacaaacaaacacaaacaaaacaatgtgaGATGCTCAGGAGAAACACAGCTCACTTTTCCCAACAGGAGCAGATGCAGCATCACTTATTCATGACGAGTGAGTTTCGTTTCACCACACGTTTCTTCTTGGCTCCGCTCCCGCGAATCAATTACGCTTTATGTGTCCGCCTCCTCAAAAATCTAATTTCCTCGTTAATGGCTTCCTGTGCAGTTGTGGGCACCGGAGAGCTCATTTGcaacgtgtgtatgtgtgtgttgtatgtgtgtgtgtgtgtgtgtgtgtgtgtgtgcaccttgCACTGCTAGTCAACGTGTTTGTGTGCATAAATACCTGTTCGATCATGTGACGCACTTTCCTCTGCTGACTCTTTAACATGTCGTCAAGGTGATGGATCTTTTCCTTCAGGATGGCTACCTCCTTCTCCAGCTCCTCacacctgcaaacacacacatatatgagACAACTCTGTCAAACTAAcagcaaatgtatatatatataaagtataaagccATACATTAAGAAAACTACTGAACAAGTTATTCATAATTGTGACTAGAGAAGGTGTGTTACTTGtatgatttgtattttacagCCTGGGAAGCGAGTTAAAATTCATATTTGGGGATATATTCTCTCATGTTAGAAGATATAAAAGTGGCATCTAACAGTGAATTTGACTtggcttgttaaaaaaaacaacttctacTTCTTATTTGGACCAATGATTGTACTTTGGCTCATCTcacctctcctcatcctcctccccttcctccctgtcctctatgagctgcagcagctctgccTCCCCTGCAGCCATCTTGTCTTTGAGGATGCCGCTCTCGACCTCCATGCTTCCCAGCAgcctctgcagctcctccacctgCTGACCCCTCTCCTCCGAGCGCTCCTCCGCCTTCTGCAGCCGCTCGGACTGCTCGGCCAGACGAACGCTGTACTCCTGTGACTCGGCCTGTGAAAGGGAGCCACAGAGTAAGAGCTAAGTACTAAGTAAGCAGTGATGGATACCCGATTAAAGGCTCCGCACACCCAAACAATTACTGTTTCCAATTACTCCGGCTGATTAGACCTCGGGGTGAAGTTGTTTGGGCTAGCGGACAGTTTAGTCAGATTATCTAAACCACTTTAAAACCG
This Sebastes fasciatus isolate fSebFas1 chromosome 17, fSebFas1.pri, whole genome shotgun sequence DNA region includes the following protein-coding sequences:
- the LOC141754386 gene encoding protein C1orf43 homolog encodes the protein MAESLSGVNVVLVMAYGSLVFVLLFIFVKRQIMRFAMRSRRGPHAPIGHNAPKGLKEEIDSRLSKVQEIRFEPRLLEEEDDRLKQGSQISCYNYLYRMKALDAIRDSEIPLQEISRCPSAFTGRSFRNWLMELRNSHSLIKSSRSALIDRLLEGYDSARHGTGVFGEAEFLEYQQALNELADVVKAYSSTTSLDQHHQSAAKDLTGSPVRSTPSTIQVTYLPSTGQRSKRPKHFLELKSFKDNYNTLESTL
- the tuft1b gene encoding tuftelin 1b, whose amino-acid sequence is MSCGVTRTEGNGEEDNKTNVPCRRLIRLSLQDQDQADCTSEWHTNKESSIAVVLPQKPEEQEEALITPTEDKVEVIKVFLEARPETESVRMLTDEVSQIQEVRYCLKTLREQMAARQNTNNNKYPANGFRVNVTSSQPAVTNGNTVLTESDAKVGDNPEESAKLREATKRLYAQLKEMEKRHQEERERLQAESQEYSVRLAEQSERLQKAEERSEERGQQVEELQRLLGSMEVESGILKDKMAAGEAELLQLIEDREEGEEDEERCEELEKEVAILKEKIHHLDDMLKSQQRKVRHMIEQLQNSRTVIQERERFIRDLEERVAFLEAENREMHDHMEYLMPGRDTPPLTSTENKPEVVYSKTLTPTTHTNKALPFIKVIEIMS